One genomic window of Polyodon spathula isolate WHYD16114869_AA chromosome 8, ASM1765450v1, whole genome shotgun sequence includes the following:
- the LOC121319087 gene encoding carbohydrate sulfotransferase 1-like, whose amino-acid sequence MECSWKTVVLLVCASLGIQYTAIRSFRDTFSSPCQGGDHCQHREPKEYRWRSPCYEGHQSHGPFHYHAKKHIILFATTRSGSSFTGQLFNQHPDIFYLFEPLYHVQQAFTNSSARLRKILDRRALLGASRDLLHNLYNCDFHFLENYIKPEPRDHATGSFFRRGSSSALCSPPVCEDSPDTHEPDEIWCSKKCRSLNLTLAGRACQDRGHMAIKTVRIPEIKDLKILSEDPRLNLKIVHLVRDPRGILASRMTAFMDQFRAWKIWNATGRKPHYVDLAQITRTCKDLSDSAETGFRKPTWLKGRYMLVRYEDLAKEPVEKAKEIYKFIGLDMDDKIHTWILHNTNGSNAPEGNYKFTTTRNSKATAEGWRLNLSFDIVQTVQNLCNTTLSQLGYRNVNSVADLRNLSNSVVEPRTFLPFL is encoded by the exons ATGGAGTGCTCTTGGAAAACAGTTGTGCTCTTAGTGTGTGCATCCCTTGGGATCCAATATACTGCAATCCGGTCCTTTAGAGATACTTTTAGCTCTCCATGTCAAGGTGGCGATCACTGCCAGCATAGGGAGCCCAAAG AGTACCGATGGAGGTCCCCTTGTTATGAAGGACATCAATCGCATGGGCCATTTCACTATCACGCCAAGAAGCACATCATCCTTTTTGCTACCACCAGGAGTGGTTCCTCTTTCACGGGTCAGCTCTTTAACCAACACccagatatattttatttgtttgagcCCCTCTACCAtgtccagcaggcattcactaaTTCAAGTGCCAGGCTCCGTAAAATCCTTGACCGCCGTGCCCTACTGGGAGCCAGCAGGGACCTGCTCCACAACCTGTACAATTGTGACTTTCACTTCCTGGAGAACTACATCAAGCCAGAGCCAAGGGACCATGCTACAGGTTCATTTTTCAGGAGGGGATCCAGCAGTGCCTTATGTTCTCCTCCGGTCTGTGAGGACAGTCCTGACACACATGAGCCAGATGAGATCTGGTGCTCTAAAAAGTGCCGGTCGCTCAATCTTACGTTGGCAGGCAGGGCATGTCAGGACCGAGGCCACATGGCTATCAAGACAGTCAGGATCCCTGAAATAAAGGACCTGAAGATCCTCTCAGAAGACCCCAGGCTTAACCTGAAAATTGTGCACTTGGTCCGTGATCCTCGAGGGATCCTAGCTTCAAGAATGACCGCCTTCATGGACCAGTTCCGGGCCTGGAAAATCTGGAACGCCACTGGCAGGAAACCCCATTACGTGGATCTCGCCCAAATCACCAGGACCTGCAAAGATCTGTCAGATTCAGCCGAGACTGGGTTTAGAAAGCCTACCTGGTTGAAAGGAAGGTACATGCTGGTTCGTTATGAGGACTTGGCCAAAGAGCCTGTGGAGAAAGCCAAAGAGATTTACAAGTTCATAGGCTTGGACATGGATGATAAGATCCACACGTGGATACTGCACAACACCAATGGAAGCAATGCTCCAGAAGGAAATTACAAATTTACAACCACCAGAAACTCTAAAGCAACTGCTGAAGGATGGAGATTAAACTTGTCTTTTGATATTGTTCAGACAGTCCAGAATCTCTGCAATACTACCTTATCTCAGCTAGGGTACAGAAATGTAAACTCAGTGGCTGACCTGAGGAACTTGTCAAACAGTGTAGTTGAACCAAGAACCTTCTTGCCATTTTTatag